From Streptomyces chrestomyceticus JCM 4735, one genomic window encodes:
- a CDS encoding PLP-dependent transferase: MIASRQPRDGFSGMLSLHVNGDWQRSLRTAENGELFTRATSLGGVESLVEHRRAFEGPDSTSPRT, encoded by the coding sequence ATGATCGCGTCCCGGCAGCCGCGCGACGGCTTCAGTGGCATGCTGTCCCTGCACGTCAACGGCGACTGGCAGCGTTCCCTGCGTACGGCAGAGAACGGCGAACTCTTCACCCGGGCCACGTCCTTGGGCGGGGTGGAGAGCCTGGTGGAACACCGCCGCGCCTTCGAGGGGCCGGACAGCACGTCCCCAAGGACATGA
- a CDS encoding M20 metallopeptidase family protein: MGDDSGPAGDGSGYGGGRIEPQGDSGYGVLLRDARRLLPRITAVRREIHRAPELGTALPRTQQTVLRELSGLPLTVTTGDRLTSVTATLTGARPGRTLLLRADMDALPQTEETGLDFASGTPGVMHACGHDTHTAMLLGAARLLAARRERLAGRVVFMFQPAEEICGGAQPMIEEGVLETPDGGTVDAAFALHITTRHPSGTVHLRPGPQSAAADMLVITVHGRGAHAAAPQRGLDPVPVACEIVQALQTMVTRTVNVFEPAVLTVTRVTAGTATNIIPDTAEIAGTFRTLSDATRKKVRDGIVRVADGVAAAHGLTADVELPDVTPVVANDPGFTDLVTRAATELLGAGQVRLLPHPIMAAEDFAFVLERVPGAMAFLGACPPGQTAGQVPDNHSSRVVHDEQALASGAAVHGAVALAYLSPV; encoded by the coding sequence ATGGGAGACGACAGCGGGCCTGCGGGAGACGGCAGCGGCTACGGGGGCGGCCGCATCGAACCTCAGGGAGACAGCGGCTACGGTGTGCTCCTCCGGGACGCCCGGCGGCTGCTGCCGCGCATCACCGCCGTACGCCGTGAGATCCACCGCGCACCGGAACTGGGGACCGCCCTGCCCCGTACCCAGCAGACCGTGCTGCGCGAGCTGTCCGGCCTGCCGCTGACCGTCACCACGGGCGACCGGCTCACCTCCGTCACCGCCACGCTGACCGGCGCCCGGCCGGGGCGGACGCTCCTGCTCCGCGCCGACATGGACGCCCTGCCGCAGACCGAGGAGACCGGGCTCGACTTCGCCTCCGGCACGCCGGGCGTCATGCACGCCTGCGGGCACGACACCCACACCGCGATGCTGCTCGGCGCCGCCCGCCTGCTCGCCGCCCGCAGGGAACGGCTGGCGGGGCGGGTGGTGTTCATGTTCCAGCCCGCGGAGGAGATCTGCGGGGGCGCGCAGCCGATGATCGAGGAAGGCGTGCTGGAGACGCCGGACGGCGGGACGGTGGACGCGGCGTTCGCCCTGCACATCACCACCCGGCACCCGTCCGGCACCGTCCACCTGCGGCCCGGCCCGCAGTCCGCCGCCGCCGACATGCTGGTCATCACCGTCCACGGCCGGGGCGCGCACGCCGCCGCGCCGCAGCGGGGCCTCGATCCGGTGCCGGTGGCCTGCGAGATCGTCCAGGCGCTGCAGACGATGGTGACCCGTACGGTCAATGTCTTCGAACCGGCGGTCCTCACCGTCACCCGTGTCACCGCCGGTACGGCGACCAACATCATCCCCGACACGGCGGAGATCGCCGGCACCTTCCGCACCCTGTCCGACGCCACTCGCAAGAAGGTCCGTGACGGCATCGTCCGGGTGGCCGACGGTGTGGCGGCGGCGCACGGGCTGACCGCCGACGTGGAACTGCCGGACGTCACGCCGGTGGTGGCCAACGACCCCGGCTTCACCGACCTGGTCACCCGGGCGGCGACGGAACTCCTCGGAGCCGGGCAGGTCCGGCTGCTGCCCCACCCGATCATGGCCGCCGAGGACTTCGCCTTCGTCCTGGAACGGGTGCCCGGAGCCATGGCGTTCCTCGGCGCCTGCCCGCCGGGACAGACCGCGGGCCAGGTGCCCGACAACCACTCCAGCCGGGTCGTGCACGACGAACAGGCCCTCGCCTCTGGCGCCGCCGTGCACGGCGCGGTGGCCCTGGCCTATCTGAGTCCGGTCTGA
- a CDS encoding glycoside hydrolase family 19 protein codes for MLLKQRIAAVLSAAACAATLTVAAPSATAAPSSGSAAPAASCNFSIWTAGKAYRTGDIVKYTNGQYYRATHDNPGYDPVISTWYWEPYNCGGGTNPSGFVVSEAQFNQMFPNRNPFYTYNGLKAALSAYPGFANTGSDTIKKREAAAFLANVGHETGGLVHVVEQNTANYPHYCDRNQPYGCPAGQAAYYGRGPIQLSWNFNYKAAGDALGIDLLRNPNLVQTDAAVAWKTGLWYWNTQRGPGTMTPHDAIVNDRGFGETIRSINGSLECNGANPGQVQSRVDNFKKFTQILGTSTGGNLTC; via the coding sequence ATGTTGCTCAAGCAGCGTATAGCCGCCGTGCTCTCCGCCGCCGCCTGTGCCGCGACCCTCACCGTCGCTGCGCCCTCCGCCACGGCAGCACCCTCCTCCGGCTCCGCGGCACCCGCCGCGAGCTGCAACTTCTCCATCTGGACCGCCGGCAAGGCGTACCGCACCGGAGACATCGTCAAGTACACGAACGGTCAGTACTACCGCGCCACGCACGACAACCCGGGGTACGACCCGGTCATCAGCACCTGGTACTGGGAGCCGTACAACTGCGGTGGCGGCACCAACCCGTCCGGCTTCGTGGTGAGCGAGGCGCAGTTCAACCAGATGTTCCCGAACAGAAACCCGTTCTACACGTACAACGGTCTGAAGGCCGCCCTGAGCGCTTACCCCGGGTTCGCCAACACGGGCAGTGACACCATCAAGAAGCGCGAGGCCGCCGCCTTCCTCGCCAACGTCGGCCACGAGACGGGCGGCCTGGTCCACGTCGTGGAGCAGAACACCGCCAACTACCCGCACTACTGCGACCGCAACCAGCCGTACGGCTGTCCGGCAGGCCAGGCGGCCTACTACGGCCGCGGGCCGATCCAGCTCAGTTGGAACTTCAACTACAAGGCGGCGGGCGACGCGCTCGGCATCGACCTGCTGCGCAACCCGAACCTGGTCCAGACGGACGCGGCCGTCGCCTGGAAGACCGGCCTCTGGTACTGGAACACCCAGCGCGGCCCGGGCACGATGACGCCGCACGACGCGATCGTCAACGACCGCGGCTTCGGCGAGACCATCCGCAGCATCAACGGCAGCCTGGAATGCAACGGCGCCAACCCCGGCCAGGTCCAGAGCCGGGTCGACAACTTCAAGAAGTTCACCCAGATCCTGGGCACGTCCACGGGGGGCAACCTGACCTGCTGA
- a CDS encoding TNT domain-containing protein, which produces MNPNRIRTICAALGLAAGLLAAPAASAAPQPEDRAATAPAAASRHQPEPCTGAYHGDARLGPKWLPGKQQAPVGPLLKGYQRTGKLSDPAFLKKYWEGPADTGGWKYPPNDGFGEVNGTVDKEPAKLRPGQRLDRFGSEFGGFLAPAGDAYAERSLPPQNLNTREPAAPCDYHVYKVAKPFWVWQGSIAPWFEQPGGGQQIKLDAVFLDPGQGQRLNVKWLVEHGFLTRVAT; this is translated from the coding sequence ATGAACCCGAACCGCATACGCACCATATGCGCCGCTCTCGGCCTCGCCGCCGGCCTGCTGGCGGCGCCCGCGGCGAGCGCCGCGCCGCAGCCGGAGGACCGGGCCGCCACCGCACCGGCCGCGGCGTCGCGGCACCAGCCCGAGCCCTGCACGGGCGCGTACCACGGGGACGCCCGGCTCGGGCCGAAGTGGCTGCCCGGGAAGCAGCAGGCGCCCGTGGGCCCGCTGCTCAAGGGCTACCAGAGGACCGGGAAGCTGTCGGACCCGGCCTTCCTGAAGAAGTACTGGGAGGGGCCGGCGGACACGGGCGGCTGGAAGTACCCGCCCAACGACGGTTTCGGCGAGGTCAACGGCACGGTCGACAAGGAACCCGCGAAGCTGCGCCCGGGCCAGCGGCTGGACCGCTTCGGCTCGGAGTTCGGCGGCTTCCTGGCCCCGGCGGGCGACGCGTACGCCGAGCGCTCGCTGCCGCCGCAGAATCTCAACACACGCGAACCCGCGGCGCCTTGCGACTACCACGTCTACAAGGTCGCGAAGCCGTTCTGGGTGTGGCAGGGCAGCATCGCTCCGTGGTTCGAGCAGCCCGGCGGCGGACAGCAGATCAAACTGGACGCGGTGTTCCTCGACCCGGGCCAGGGGCAGCGGCTGAACGTGAAGTGGCTCGTCGAGCACGGCTTCCTCACCCGGGTGGCCACCTGA
- a CDS encoding aminoglycoside phosphotransferase family protein encodes MHHSQQPVDEDLVRRLVAGQFPRWAGLAVRRFPSGGTVNAMYRLGDGMVVRLPLIAGGAGDVLMEREWLPRLAPRLPVAVPEVLGAGEPAGEYPWPWSVYRWLPGANPEAGALSAPVLLAGDLAGFVAAMRSVTLPGAPTAHRGGPFAALDAGTRAAIEELRGVPEEDVDCDAVTAVWEDALRAPEWDGPPVWLHADLMPGNLLVDGGRLTGVIDFGCAGAGDPACDLFPAWNLLPPDARKVFREALGVDEATWRRGRGRTLSQALIALPYYRRTNPAMACNARHVIRAVLGEG; translated from the coding sequence ATGCATCACTCCCAGCAGCCCGTCGACGAGGACCTCGTACGGCGGCTGGTCGCCGGGCAGTTCCCCCGATGGGCGGGGCTTGCCGTGCGGCGGTTCCCGTCGGGCGGCACGGTCAACGCCATGTACCGGCTCGGCGACGGCATGGTCGTACGGCTGCCGCTCATCGCGGGCGGGGCCGGGGACGTGCTGATGGAACGGGAGTGGCTGCCGCGCCTCGCACCCCGGCTGCCCGTGGCCGTCCCCGAGGTGCTGGGGGCCGGGGAGCCCGCCGGGGAATACCCGTGGCCGTGGTCGGTGTACCGATGGCTCCCGGGCGCGAACCCCGAGGCGGGGGCGCTGAGCGCCCCCGTGCTGCTGGCCGGGGACCTGGCCGGGTTCGTGGCGGCGATGCGGAGCGTCACCCTACCGGGGGCGCCGACGGCCCACCGGGGCGGGCCGTTCGCCGCGCTCGACGCGGGGACCAGGGCGGCGATCGAGGAACTGCGCGGCGTCCCGGAGGAGGACGTCGACTGCGACGCGGTGACCGCCGTATGGGAGGACGCGTTGCGGGCCCCGGAGTGGGACGGGCCGCCGGTCTGGCTGCACGCCGACCTGATGCCGGGCAACCTGCTGGTGGACGGCGGCAGACTGACGGGAGTGATCGACTTCGGGTGCGCGGGAGCGGGCGATCCGGCCTGCGACCTCTTCCCGGCGTGGAACCTGCTGCCGCCCGACGCCAGGAAGGTCTTCCGCGAGGCGCTCGGCGTGGACGAGGCGACCTGGCGCCGGGGCCGGGGCCGCACCCTCTCGCAGGCGCTGATCGCGCTGCCGTACTACCGGCGCACGAACCCGGCGATGGCGTGCAACGCCCGGCATGTGATCCGGGCGGTGCTGGGGGAGGGGTGA
- a CDS encoding ergot alkaloid biosynthesis protein, which produces MTAQRSTRHHPAVLVTGATGTTGSRLVARLAALGCEVRAASRRATPVAGARPVRFDWYDPATHAEALRDVDRIYLVPPVGDRDPAAVVLPFLDRARAAGVRRVVLLSSSAIARGGPAVGRVHDALPGLFGEWAVLRPSWFMQNFGGEHVHARSIREDGVIATATGDGRVGFVDAADIAAVAAHALTDRSAPCTDLVVTGPEALSYDTVATVLTRVTGRTVIHQRLSHEQFRDRLAATGVPGEFATLLADLDRSVADGSEDRTTDTVERLTGRPPRSFLTYAREELA; this is translated from the coding sequence ATGACGGCTCAGCGGAGCACCCGCCACCACCCCGCCGTCCTGGTCACCGGAGCCACCGGCACCACCGGCAGCCGCCTCGTGGCCCGGCTGGCCGCGCTCGGCTGCGAGGTCCGGGCCGCGAGCCGCCGTGCGACACCGGTGGCCGGCGCCCGCCCCGTCCGGTTCGACTGGTACGACCCGGCCACGCACGCCGAAGCCCTGCGCGACGTGGACCGGATCTACCTCGTACCGCCCGTCGGCGACCGCGACCCGGCCGCCGTCGTACTGCCCTTCCTCGACCGGGCCCGCGCGGCCGGGGTACGGCGCGTGGTGCTGCTCAGCTCCTCGGCCATCGCCCGGGGCGGCCCTGCCGTCGGCCGGGTGCACGACGCGCTGCCCGGGCTGTTCGGCGAATGGGCTGTCCTGCGGCCTTCGTGGTTCATGCAGAACTTCGGGGGCGAGCATGTGCACGCGCGCAGCATCCGCGAGGACGGCGTGATCGCGACCGCGACCGGCGACGGCCGCGTCGGGTTCGTCGACGCGGCCGACATCGCGGCGGTCGCCGCCCATGCCCTCACCGACCGGAGCGCCCCCTGCACCGACCTGGTCGTCACCGGCCCCGAGGCGCTCAGTTACGACACGGTCGCCACCGTCCTCACGCGCGTGACGGGGCGGACGGTGATCCACCAGCGCCTGAGCCACGAGCAGTTCCGCGACCGCCTGGCCGCCACCGGTGTCCCCGGAGAATTCGCCACACTGCTGGCCGACTTGGACCGGTCCGTCGCCGACGGCTCGGAGGACCGCACCACCGACACCGTCGAGCGCCTCACCGGCCGCCCGCCGCGCAGCTTCCTCACGTACGCGCGGGAGGAGCTGGCATAG
- a CDS encoding NB-ARC domain-containing protein yields the protein MTTEEQNSQGRELPGADVRNEVSAPVGGHVVQAGVVHGGVHLHPGRERPVVPHQLPAAPRVFTGRAGELAALTAALDDAADTGATVTISALGGAGGIGKTWLALHWAHRHLDRFPDGQLFVDLRGFTPVGEPVTATEAVRGFLGALGVDPAGMPTDLDAQVGLYRSLVAGRRLLIVLDNARDTSHVAPLLPGNSASTVLVTSRRQLAGLVTTHGARPLDLDVLPEAEARQLLAGHLGDARVAAEPAAVDAFLECCGGLPLALSIVAARATAHPGFPLRLLAEELRDHTTRLDELDAGEIPLNLRAAFSSSYAALTAEAAVLLGLVGLAPGPDIGLPAAASLAGLSVPRARALLRELETAHLVSQPSPAATGCTT from the coding sequence GTGACGACGGAGGAACAGAACAGCCAGGGCCGCGAGCTGCCCGGAGCGGACGTACGCAACGAGGTGTCCGCGCCGGTCGGGGGCCATGTGGTGCAGGCCGGGGTGGTGCACGGCGGGGTGCACCTGCATCCGGGGCGGGAGCGCCCGGTGGTGCCGCACCAGTTGCCCGCCGCGCCGCGGGTGTTCACCGGCCGGGCCGGGGAACTGGCCGCGCTCACGGCCGCGCTGGACGACGCGGCGGACACCGGCGCCACGGTCACGATCTCGGCGCTCGGCGGCGCCGGAGGCATCGGCAAGACCTGGTTGGCGCTGCACTGGGCACACCGCCACCTCGACCGGTTCCCCGACGGCCAGCTCTTCGTCGACCTGCGGGGTTTCACCCCCGTCGGCGAGCCGGTGACGGCGACCGAGGCCGTACGCGGATTCCTCGGTGCCCTCGGCGTGGACCCGGCCGGCATGCCGACGGACCTCGACGCGCAGGTGGGGCTGTACCGGAGCCTGGTCGCCGGCCGGCGGCTGCTGATCGTGCTGGACAACGCCCGTGACACCTCGCACGTGGCCCCGCTGCTGCCGGGGAATTCGGCCAGTACGGTGCTGGTGACCAGCCGCCGTCAACTGGCCGGCCTGGTCACCACCCACGGCGCCCGGCCGCTGGACCTGGACGTGCTCCCCGAAGCCGAGGCCCGCCAGTTGCTGGCCGGTCACCTGGGCGACGCGCGGGTCGCCGCGGAGCCGGCGGCGGTGGACGCGTTCCTGGAGTGCTGTGGCGGACTGCCGCTGGCGCTGAGCATCGTGGCCGCCCGCGCCACCGCCCACCCCGGCTTCCCCCTGCGACTGCTCGCCGAGGAACTACGGGACCACACCACCCGGCTCGACGAGCTGGACGCCGGTGAGATTCCGCTGAACCTGCGGGCGGCGTTCTCGTCCTCGTACGCCGCGCTGACGGCCGAGGCGGCCGTCCTGCTCGGGCTGGTGGGGCTGGCGCCGGGGCCGGACATCGGCCTCCCGGCCGCGGCCTCGCTCGCCGGGCTGTCCGTGCCCCGGGCCCGCGCGCTGCTGCGGGAGCTGGAGACCGCGCACCTGGTGTCGCAGCCGTCCCCGGCCGCTACCGGATGCACGACCTGA
- a CDS encoding tetratricopeptide repeat protein, with the protein MHDLIRLYASEQAHAHQAADSRDEALRRLVDFYLHTAYAGDQALDPHRESVAPAPPRPGCRPLPLPDETRALEWLDAEHPCLMAAQRLAVERRWHRAVWQLAPTLHTYHWRRGLLADQAAVASDGLAAARHLGDEAAQAPAHRLLAEVCALMGRHAEALERLHQALALAERTDDVPSQAHTHRVLAWAWGQQGEARSALDHATRSLALFQALEDQEWEARGFNQSAWYSAQLGHFEQARAYCEKGLLLHRGHGNRNGEALSLGVYAYLGLCTGRYADVLEHGRQALGLLRDIGNTYHEAVLLHGLGQAYAALGRPGEAREAWEQALELYRSQHRSGEAKRLQLQLSELIEREREGERDPGEARPPDTPPPPPDGLPRE; encoded by the coding sequence ATGCACGACCTGATCCGCCTCTACGCGTCCGAACAGGCCCACGCCCACCAGGCGGCGGACAGCCGTGACGAGGCGTTGCGGCGGCTGGTGGACTTCTACCTGCACACGGCCTACGCCGGTGACCAGGCGCTCGATCCGCACCGTGAGTCGGTGGCCCCGGCCCCGCCCCGGCCGGGCTGCCGCCCTCTGCCGCTGCCGGACGAGACAAGGGCGCTGGAGTGGCTGGACGCCGAACACCCCTGCCTGATGGCGGCGCAGCGGCTGGCCGTCGAGCGGCGGTGGCACCGGGCCGTGTGGCAGTTGGCGCCGACGCTGCACACCTATCACTGGCGGCGCGGGCTGCTCGCCGATCAGGCCGCCGTCGCGAGCGACGGGCTGGCCGCCGCGCGGCATCTGGGGGACGAGGCCGCCCAGGCTCCGGCGCACCGCCTGCTCGCCGAAGTGTGCGCCCTGATGGGCCGGCACGCCGAGGCGCTGGAGCGCCTGCACCAGGCGCTGGCCCTCGCCGAACGTACCGACGACGTGCCGAGCCAGGCACACACCCACCGCGTCCTCGCGTGGGCCTGGGGACAACAGGGGGAAGCCCGGTCTGCGCTGGATCACGCGACCCGTTCCCTCGCGCTGTTCCAGGCGCTGGAGGACCAGGAGTGGGAGGCGCGCGGCTTCAACCAGTCGGCGTGGTACTCCGCGCAGTTGGGCCACTTCGAGCAGGCGCGGGCGTACTGCGAGAAGGGCCTGCTGCTGCACCGCGGCCACGGCAACCGCAACGGTGAGGCGCTGTCGCTGGGCGTCTACGCCTACCTGGGGCTGTGCACGGGCCGGTACGCCGACGTCCTGGAGCACGGCCGGCAGGCCCTCGGTCTGCTGCGCGACATCGGCAACACCTACCACGAAGCCGTGTTGCTGCACGGCCTCGGCCAGGCGTACGCCGCCCTGGGCCGGCCCGGCGAGGCCCGTGAGGCGTGGGAGCAGGCGCTGGAGCTGTACCGGAGCCAGCACCGGTCGGGCGAGGCCAAGCGCCTGCAACTCCAGTTGTCCGAGCTGATCGAGCGGGAGCGGGAGGGCGAGCGGGACCCGGGCGAGGCGCGTCCGCCGGACACCCCTCCGCCTCCTCCCGACGGCCTTCCGCGCGAATAG
- a CDS encoding benzoate/H(+) symporter BenE family transporter: MSSDTTSDIPPTGTPAPPTAPAPGGATEGSPPDGSPRIRPSLFRDASLSAVLAGFVAVVVSYSGPLVIVLAAAHAGHLDQGQTSSWVWAISIGSGVTCIALSLRTRMPVITAFSTPGAALLVTSLGAYSYAEAVGAFLVTGAVITLVGLTGVFGRLMRQIPTAVVSAMLAGILFSFGTGVFTSLRTAPWIAGAVLVAYLLGKRFVARYAVLLALAAGVLFSAVTSRLDIHIDHVELAKPVFTAPSFSAGSLIGIAVPLILATLASQNAPGMAVLSASGYRPDDRLLIGSTGLASTALAPFGSHAINLAAITAAICTGPEAHRDPRRRYVAGVSCGFFYLLVGAFGSTLVVLFAGLPKELVAAVAGVALFGALAGGLTAAVKEEKDREAALITFLATASGVTIAGIGSAFWGLVFGVVAHLVLTRLRSRKATAV; the protein is encoded by the coding sequence TTGAGTTCGGACACCACCAGCGACATACCGCCGACCGGCACCCCTGCCCCACCGACGGCCCCGGCCCCCGGTGGCGCCACGGAAGGCTCACCACCGGACGGCTCGCCCCGGATACGCCCGTCCCTGTTCCGCGACGCCTCGTTGTCGGCCGTGCTGGCCGGCTTCGTCGCCGTCGTCGTGTCGTACTCCGGGCCGCTGGTCATCGTGCTGGCGGCCGCCCACGCCGGGCATCTGGACCAGGGCCAGACCAGCTCCTGGGTGTGGGCCATCTCCATCGGCAGCGGCGTCACCTGCATCGCGCTCAGCCTGCGCACCCGGATGCCGGTCATCACGGCCTTCTCGACCCCGGGCGCGGCGCTCCTGGTCACCAGCCTGGGCGCGTACTCGTACGCCGAAGCCGTCGGCGCCTTCCTCGTCACCGGGGCCGTCATCACGCTCGTCGGGCTGACGGGGGTGTTCGGGCGGCTGATGCGGCAGATTCCGACGGCCGTGGTCTCGGCGATGCTCGCGGGCATCCTGTTCTCCTTCGGCACCGGGGTGTTCACGTCGCTGCGGACCGCGCCGTGGATCGCCGGCGCGGTCCTGGTGGCGTATCTGCTGGGCAAGCGCTTCGTCGCGCGGTACGCGGTGCTGCTGGCGCTGGCCGCCGGTGTGCTGTTCAGCGCGGTCACCTCGCGGCTGGACATCCACATCGACCATGTCGAGCTGGCCAAGCCGGTGTTCACCGCCCCGTCGTTCTCGGCCGGTTCGCTCATCGGCATCGCCGTACCGCTGATCCTGGCCACCCTGGCGTCGCAGAACGCGCCCGGTATGGCCGTACTCAGCGCGTCCGGCTACCGGCCCGACGACCGGCTGCTCATCGGCTCGACCGGGCTGGCCTCCACGGCCCTGGCGCCGTTCGGGTCGCACGCGATCAACCTCGCCGCGATCACCGCGGCGATCTGCACCGGCCCCGAGGCGCACCGCGACCCGCGCCGCCGGTACGTGGCCGGTGTCTCCTGCGGCTTCTTCTATCTCCTGGTCGGCGCGTTCGGGTCGACGCTCGTCGTGCTGTTCGCCGGGCTGCCCAAGGAGTTGGTCGCCGCGGTGGCCGGTGTCGCGCTCTTCGGTGCCCTGGCCGGCGGCCTGACCGCCGCGGTCAAGGAGGAGAAGGACCGCGAGGCGGCCCTGATCACGTTCCTCGCCACGGCGTCCGGGGTGACCATCGCGGGCATCGGTTCGGCGTTCTGGGGGCTGGTGTTCGGCGTCGTGGCGCACCTGGTGCTGACGCGGCTGCGTTCCCGGAAGGCCACGGCGGTCTGA
- a CDS encoding M48 family metalloprotease gives MTGTAAVPGPHGGRPRPGTPPPPSATATRFALLAVTVVAASTMLHAGTLFMVEEALGRSRQAQQTACADTLRSTAAGATETSDAAVLTRDFEGCVHGIAASVVLRTAALVLLTCAVALVLYLGHARRARTGPALGLDRLAADPRRTEAVDAVRQVLAEEAAPASVTVVFAPLQPGRTGRCVGFPGRYRIVLSLALAVHHAHHPHLLPGVLRHELAHVRNRDIGITQLTIALWWAFLATVALPALLASLLLGPLDIRYAVAETAVALLLLWFERAAVLRARELLADAAVQHPDYPQVLRTAAALPTATGNATVEGTLRKGVTGTARTRALSRLRRWFSYHPDWALREHRVTHPTSLLVPSLFEAGRRESWSASATSRCRRSWTRCGRRARGCNPG, from the coding sequence GTGACCGGCACCGCCGCCGTACCGGGCCCGCACGGCGGAAGGCCGCGGCCGGGTACGCCGCCACCGCCGTCCGCGACCGCGACCCGCTTCGCCCTGCTGGCCGTCACCGTCGTCGCGGCCTCGACCATGCTGCACGCCGGCACGCTGTTCATGGTCGAGGAAGCCCTCGGCCGTTCCCGGCAGGCACAGCAGACCGCCTGCGCCGACACGCTCAGGAGCACGGCCGCGGGCGCGACGGAGACCTCCGACGCGGCAGTCCTCACCCGCGACTTCGAAGGCTGCGTCCACGGAATCGCCGCGTCCGTCGTCCTGAGGACCGCCGCCCTGGTCCTCCTCACCTGCGCGGTGGCGCTCGTGCTCTACCTCGGCCACGCGCGGCGCGCCCGTACCGGCCCCGCCCTCGGCCTCGACCGACTGGCGGCGGACCCACGGCGTACGGAAGCCGTCGACGCCGTACGGCAGGTGCTGGCCGAGGAGGCGGCGCCCGCCTCCGTCACCGTGGTCTTCGCCCCGCTCCAGCCCGGCCGTACGGGCCGCTGCGTGGGCTTCCCGGGCCGCTACCGCATCGTGCTGTCCCTGGCGCTCGCCGTGCACCACGCACACCACCCCCATCTGCTGCCCGGCGTCCTGCGCCACGAGTTGGCGCATGTCCGCAACCGGGACATCGGCATCACGCAGCTCACCATCGCCCTGTGGTGGGCCTTCCTGGCGACCGTGGCCCTGCCCGCGCTCCTGGCCTCCCTCCTGCTGGGACCGCTCGACATCCGGTACGCGGTGGCCGAGACCGCGGTGGCACTGCTGCTCCTCTGGTTCGAGCGGGCAGCCGTCCTACGGGCGCGGGAACTGCTGGCGGACGCGGCCGTACAGCACCCGGACTACCCGCAGGTCCTACGGACCGCGGCGGCCTTGCCCACCGCCACCGGGAACGCCACCGTCGAAGGCACCCTCCGCAAGGGCGTCACCGGCACGGCACGCACGCGCGCCCTGTCGCGCCTCCGGCGCTGGTTCTCGTACCACCCGGACTGGGCCCTGCGGGAACACCGCGTCACCCACCCCACCAGCCTGCTGGTTCCTTCCCTGTTCGAAGCGGGGCGGCGGGAATCCTGGTCGGCTTCGGCTACCAGCCGCTGTCGTCGGTCGTGGACTCGCTGTGGGCGCCGGGCCCGCGGCTGCAACCCTGGCTGA
- a CDS encoding TetR/AcrR family transcriptional regulator — protein sequence MTARKERVDAARNREAVLAAADGLFARSDSPRGVSMDDVAAAAGVGKGTLFRRFGDRTGLIRALVEARIAPLRQAVESGPAPLGPATPPHERVPALLDAVVGFKLANRHLALALEEAGSGSPYQAEHYQWWHTTLRQTLDGLPEFAVSGSADSSFTAHALLAATRADLVEHLAGTEGMAAERMRARVAAYAKQVLGR from the coding sequence GTGACCGCACGCAAGGAGCGCGTGGACGCCGCACGCAACCGGGAGGCCGTACTCGCCGCCGCCGACGGCCTCTTCGCCCGCAGCGACAGCCCGCGCGGCGTGTCCATGGACGACGTCGCGGCCGCCGCCGGAGTCGGCAAGGGCACCCTCTTCCGCCGCTTCGGCGACCGCACCGGGCTGATCCGCGCCCTGGTCGAGGCACGGATCGCGCCGCTGCGCCAGGCCGTCGAGAGCGGGCCGGCACCGCTCGGCCCCGCCACCCCGCCGCACGAACGGGTACCGGCCCTGCTCGACGCCGTCGTCGGCTTCAAGCTGGCCAACCGGCATCTGGCCCTCGCCCTGGAGGAAGCGGGCAGCGGCAGCCCGTACCAGGCGGAGCACTACCAGTGGTGGCACACCACCCTCCGGCAAACACTGGACGGCCTCCCCGAATTCGCCGTGAGCGGCTCCGCCGACAGCAGCTTCACCGCGCACGCCCTGCTGGCCGCCACCCGCGCCGACCTCGTGGAGCACCTGGCCGGTACGGAAGGCATGGCGGCCGAACGGATGCGGGCACGCGTCGCGGCGTACGCGAAGCAGGTACTCGGCCGGTAG